AGATTTGTTCCTGGTATATCCGGATAAACATCACTGAAGACTGATAAAACAGTACTAGCAGGAACTATTGGGGTCGGAGCATGAACTGTTGGTTGGGGAATTACAGTAACCTGTCCATCGGGAACCTGAATATTATCTATATAGATAGTATTATCCTGTGATCTTGCAAGAAAATCAGGGATGATTACAAGTCGATTATATGTGTTTCCTATTACACTTGAAAAGTCGAATGTTATTTCTTCCCATTGATTGAGAACCGTATTTGTACCTATAAGTTCTGTGGGGGTTCCTGTAGCGCCCTCAACTTTAAAGTGAACGGGACTTATTACAGGTTTCCAAACCATAATTTTCACAGTAGAGTTTGTGGCATCAAAAGTAAATTGACCATCGTCATCAGTAAAAAATAATGCCCATGGATTTCCTGCTTGTCTTGCTATGAATTTAGCAACCATAGGCGATGTGTTGATACCACCGCTTACCGGGTTTGCGATGAACTCGAGAGGCGGGTTATCAGCATTTTCTGATACTGTCCAATCCCAATCAGCACCAACCCCAGCTGGTTCAAAATTAATAGTATGCGTAGGCTGTGCAAAAACAACACTGCCAATCACAAGAAAAAACATTAAAGTAAGTAAGCTAGTTAGATCTTTTTTCATTTTTTTCTCCTTGAAATAAATTAATTATTATTATCCATTTTCGATTCTGTCACTGTATTCTATCTTTAAAAAACCAAGTAAACTGTCTCATCGTCATCATTTTTGCATTTGATAGTTCTTAATATAATTTTTAAAAGATTCTTTAGCTGTTCTGTTTTCATAAAAAACTCCCCAGTGTTTTTCAATTTCATGAGGGCCTGATGCTTCTCCACCTCCTTTCCAGGGTTCATCAAAAGCTTCAAATAGAAATGTTGTTACTTTATTTTGATCTATCCATTCTGATATTTTCATAAGAAATTCTTCCTGTGCCGCATAACCAACTTCACCTTTTATCAATGAGCCTTGCTCACCATCACCGGTTTTGGTCGAATCATAATCTGTGGCCCATCCTATCTCACCTAAAACTATAGTCTTATCAGGATGGAATTTTTTAATTTCATTATAGAAAATATTGTTCATCCATTCAATTGAATTAGCAAGTGTTTTTCCATTCCAAAGTGGATAAATGTGGACTACAATAAAATCCACTTCAGAGGCAACGGATTTACTTATTGGTTTATTCCAAAAATTATAATCATCTGCAGTGGTAACCGGCACGCTTGTATTATTTCTAACTGTTCTCAAATAATTAATAAGATGAGATGTTTCCAATCTATGAGCGGACCAATAAACCTGGGTTTCATTCCCGACACTTATTGCTGAAATAATATCAGAATATTGATTACCCAATCTTATTGCATTCATGACCTGCTTAATATTTTCAGGCTTTCGGTTTGGCGATTTTGTTTCATCCTCTAACCAAACTCCCAGCATAACTCTAATGGGTAATCTATTATTTTTAATTACTTTTAATATTCTCTCAGAGTCATCATCAGAACTGTAAACTCTTATCAAATTCCAGTGATTCAGTATTATTTTTAAGTCCTCAAGAATTTCGGATTCAC
Above is a genomic segment from Ignavibacteriales bacterium containing:
- a CDS encoding glycosyl hydrolase family 17, whose amino-acid sequence is MNIKILQIIIISLILFGCQSKEVENVEKKRVENKIESMETIKLNLEKDLTTKRQEPFIIRKFDPYLNGKWIGNAISYGCYRKGQAPGIKGPSESEILEDLKIILNHWNLIRVYSSDDDSERILKVIKNNRLPIRVMLGVWLEDETKSPNRKPENIKQVMNAIRLGNQYSDIISAISVGNETQVYWSAHRLETSHLINYLRTVRNNTSVPVTTADDYNFWNKPISKSVASEVDFIVVHIYPLWNGKTLANSIEWMNNIFYNEIKKFHPDKTIVLGEIGWATDYDSTKTGDGEQGSLIKGEVGYAAQEEFLMKISEWIDQNKVTTFLFEAFDEPWKGGGEASGPHEIEKHWGVFYENRTAKESFKNYIKNYQMQK